A single genomic interval of Gossypium raimondii isolate GPD5lz chromosome 11, ASM2569854v1, whole genome shotgun sequence harbors:
- the LOC105803876 gene encoding methylesterase 10, giving the protein MERKQHFVLIHGSCHGAWCWYKVVNLLKTAGHQVTALDLGASGVDPKRLEEVTSFSDYLQPLMDFFASLPDEQDRKVILVGHSYAGLCISLAMERFPKKISVAVFIAAYMPHHSSPPGTLIQEYFKRTKVEFLMDCEFTFGNGLDKPPTSALFGPNFMKAIAYQHCPLEDLELGKMLVRPSGLFVEDLVSGNLLTEEKFGSVDRVFIKLEGDKVMMEEFQQLMIQNSPKDVKVISEAGHMVMLSKPHELYRLLQDIGDNFS; this is encoded by the exons ATGGAGAGAAAACAGCATTTTGTATTAATCCATGGAAGCTGCCATGGAGCTTGGTGTTGGTACAAGGTAGTGAATCTCCTTAAAACGGCTGGTCATCAAGTCACGGCCTTGGACCTTGGTGCTTCCGGGGTTGATCCAAAGCGGCTCGAAGAGGTTACTTCTTTCTCAGATTACTTGCAGCCATTGATGGATTTCTTTGCTTCTCTTCCTGATGAACAAGATCGGAAGGTCATTCTTGTGGGTCACAGCTACGCCGGTCTATGCATTTCTCTAGCCATGGAAAGGTTTCCCAAGAAAATTTCGGTTGCAGTTTTTATCGCAGCATATATGCCTCATCATAGCTCTCCACCAGGGACACTCATACAAGAA TACTTCAAAAGGACTAAAGTGGAGTTTTTGATGGATTGTGAGTTCACATTTGGTAATGGCCTGGACAAGCCGCCAACGTCAGCTCTCTTTGGTCCAAACTTCATGAAGGCTATAGCTTATCAACACTGCCCATTAGAG GATTTGGAGTTGGGGAAAATGTTGGTGAGACCAAGCGGGCTGTTCGTGGAAGATTTGGTGTCGGGGAATTTGTTGACAGAAGAAAAGTTCGGGTCCGTGGATCgagttttcattaaattagAAGGAGATAAAGTGATGATGGAAGAGTTTCAACAGCTGATGATTCAAAACTCGCCCAAAGATGTGAAGGTCATTAGTGAAGCCGGCCATATGGTCATGCTTTCCAAGCCCCATGAGCTTTACCGGCTTTTACAAGACATCGGAGACAATTTCTCTTGA